From the Marispirochaeta aestuarii genome, the window GGATGGAACCCATGGTCAGAGAGCTGCGGGAGTTGAGAAAATCACTATCCGAAAAGTCTTAAACCTTGACCGGATTTGCCTCTACAATGTCCTTGATACTTATATTACTGAAATACTCTTTTAAATGATCCGAAGCCTTCACCCAGACTGAATGCGTAATGCATCCGGGATGGTTGCAGGGATTCGTTCCTTCCACGGCACAGGGAGCGAGGTTCATGCCTTCTCCCACGGCATCGAAGATTTCAGTAATGGAGATCTCCTCCGGAGGCCTGTTCAGGCTGAAACCGCCTCCCGGACCGCGGGTCGAGTTGATAAGTCCGGCCTTGCGAA encodes:
- a CDS encoding RrF2 family transcriptional regulator → MRITTKGRYALRAVSQLAANYTDKPISIRELAEMEDLSPEFLEQIFYKLRKAGLINSTRGPGGGFSLNRPPEEISITEIFDAVGEGMNLAPCAVEGTNPCNHPGCITHSVWVKASDHLKEYFSNISIKDIVEANPVKV